Proteins encoded together in one Zonotrichia albicollis isolate bZonAlb1 unplaced genomic scaffold, bZonAlb1.hap1 Scaffold_254, whole genome shotgun sequence window:
- the LOC141727745 gene encoding olfactory receptor 14J1-like — MPKKYSQASTNQLENCLPVFMAEYFLLIITCYDRYVSICKPLHYGTLLGSRACAHMAAAAWASAFLSALMHTANTFSLPLCHGSALGQFFCEMPQILQLSCSTSYLRELGLLVFSICLSLGFFVFMIFSYVQVFRAVLRIPSEQGRHKAFSTCLPHLAVVSLFMSTAVFAYLKPPSMSSPSLDLALSVLYSVVPPALNPLFYSLRNQELKDAVWTLMTGCFQEH; from the exons aTGCCCAAAAAGTACAGTCAAGCTTCCACCAACCAGCTCGAGAACTGTCTTCCTGTTTTCATGG cagagtatTTTCTCCTTATCATCACGTGTtacgaccgctatgtgtccatctgcaaacccctgcactacgggaccctcctgggcagcagagcttgtgcccacatggcggcagctgcctgggccagtgcctttctcagtgctctcatgcacacagccaatacattttccctgcccctgtgccatggcagtgccctgggccagttcttctgtgaaatgcCACAGatcctccagctctcctgctccacatcctacctcagggaacttgggcttctTGTTTTCTCCATCTGTTTATCACTTGGCTTTTTTGTGTTCATgattttctcctatgtgcaggtcttcagggctgtgctgaggatcccctctgagcagggacggcacaaagccttttccacctgcctccctcacctggctgtggtctccctgttcatgagcactgcagtgtttgcctacttgaagcccccctccatgtcctccccatccctggatctggccctgtcagttctgtactcggtggtgcctccagccctgaatcccctcttctacagcctgaggaaccaggagctaaAAGATGCAGTGTGGACcctgatgactggatgctttcaggaacattaa